From a region of the Acidimicrobiales bacterium genome:
- the hisD gene encoding histidinol dehydrogenase yields MLRRLDLRGDLPSSPAVLRAALPRPDLGGPGSEDAVLNAVRAILNDVQTRGDEAVRELTSRFDDAEPPTIQVDPVEVAAALDRIDPVVRTALEVAAEAIRRHHVGQVRSEHRTEDAGLVVRSVSRPVERAGCYVPGGRAAYPSTVLMTAVPARAAGVDEVVVCVPPDPDGRVAEVTLAAAAVAGVDAVYAVGGAQAVAAMAFGTESIPPVDVIVGPGNVYVALAKREVAGLVGVPSAFAGPSEVVVVADATVPAGFVAIDIVVQAEHGPDGLAWLITWDEAVADAVDVEVSRIVEVSPRCDDVTATLTSAGWVVLVDGPDEALAVSDAIAPEHLQLMVDDAESLADRVRHAGAVFCGPWSPASLGDYVAGPSHVLPTAGTARFSGALRVADFTKEVHVVSADREALERLAPHVAALAGAEGLDAHAASVRTRVCHPLDRSHDA; encoded by the coding sequence GTGCTTCGACGACTCGATCTCCGAGGGGATCTGCCTAGTTCTCCAGCGGTCCTGCGGGCCGCCCTGCCTCGTCCTGATCTGGGAGGTCCGGGTTCCGAAGATGCCGTCCTGAACGCCGTACGGGCCATTCTGAACGATGTTCAGACCCGCGGTGACGAGGCCGTACGCGAGTTGACATCCCGGTTTGATGACGCTGAACCGCCGACCATCCAGGTCGACCCGGTCGAGGTAGCCGCCGCCCTGGACCGCATCGACCCTGTTGTTCGCACGGCGTTGGAGGTGGCCGCAGAAGCTATCCGGCGTCATCACGTGGGTCAGGTCCGTTCCGAGCACCGGACCGAGGATGCCGGTCTCGTGGTGCGCTCAGTTAGTCGCCCCGTGGAACGCGCGGGTTGCTATGTCCCTGGAGGACGGGCCGCGTACCCCTCGACCGTTCTCATGACCGCCGTTCCGGCCCGGGCGGCCGGTGTCGACGAGGTCGTGGTGTGCGTACCGCCGGATCCTGATGGCCGCGTCGCAGAGGTGACCCTCGCTGCAGCCGCGGTGGCTGGGGTGGATGCCGTCTACGCGGTGGGTGGCGCTCAAGCCGTGGCTGCCATGGCCTTTGGTACCGAGTCGATTCCCCCGGTCGATGTCATCGTTGGTCCGGGAAATGTCTACGTCGCCTTGGCTAAGCGCGAGGTTGCCGGTCTGGTCGGCGTGCCTTCGGCATTCGCCGGCCCGTCGGAGGTCGTGGTGGTGGCCGATGCGACCGTTCCTGCCGGCTTCGTAGCCATCGACATCGTCGTACAGGCCGAACATGGGCCAGACGGGCTGGCCTGGTTAATCACCTGGGACGAGGCGGTGGCCGATGCCGTGGATGTGGAGGTGTCTCGCATCGTCGAAGTCTCACCGCGATGCGACGACGTGACGGCCACGTTGACCTCGGCCGGCTGGGTGGTCCTGGTCGACGGCCCAGACGAGGCGCTGGCAGTGTCGGATGCCATTGCTCCCGAGCACCTTCAGTTGATGGTAGACGACGCCGAGTCGTTGGCCGACCGGGTCCGCCACGCTGGCGCGGTCTTCTGCGGTCCGTGGTCTCCGGCCTCGCTCGGCGACTATGTGGCTGGTCCTAGTCACGTCCTACCAACCGCCGGCACCGCACGCTTCTCGGGCGCCCTCAGAGTTGCCGACTTCACCAAAGAGGTTCACGTCGTGTCCGCCGATCGGGAAGCCCTCGAGCGACTGGCGCCTCACGTGGCGGCGCTGGCTGGCGCCGAGGGCCTCGATGCTCACGCCGCATCCGTCCGGACCCGGGTCTGTCACCCTCTCGACAGGAGCCACGATGCCTGA
- the hisI gene encoding phosphoribosyl-AMP cyclohydrolase, which produces MSPAPSTIESTPIAATAEQLEGVTFNEDGLVPAIIQEEHTGRILMMAWMNADSLRETMATGRTWFWSRSRREYWCKGETSGDRQYVREAYYDCDADTLLFVVEQEGKGACHTGEYSCFFRPFGPGAASDAVVDAG; this is translated from the coding sequence ATGTCTCCCGCCCCCTCCACCATCGAGTCCACCCCCATCGCCGCGACGGCTGAGCAGTTGGAAGGCGTGACCTTCAACGAGGACGGCCTGGTGCCGGCCATTATTCAGGAGGAGCACACTGGGCGGATCCTGATGATGGCGTGGATGAACGCCGACTCCCTACGCGAGACCATGGCTACTGGGAGGACCTGGTTCTGGAGCCGTAGCCGCCGGGAATACTGGTGCAAGGGCGAGACCTCAGGCGATCGCCAGTACGTGCGTGAGGCGTATTACGACTGCGATGCCGACACCCTGCTCTTCGTGGTCGAACAGGAGGGGAAGGGCGCCTGCCACACGGGCGAGTACAGCTGTTTCTTCCGTCCGTTCGGACCGGGGGCCGCGTCCGACGCGGTAGTCGACGCTGGCTGA
- the hisA gene encoding 1-(5-phosphoribosyl)-5-[(5-phosphoribosylamino)methylideneamino]imidazole-4-carboxamide isomerase, with translation MRTPALFPAIDLRAGRCVRLMQGDYDRETVYGDDPVAQALAFQEAGADWVHVVDLDAARTGDPVNRPAVAAVAAALDVPVQAGGGVRSVADARELFDAGVSRVVLGTAAVENPDLVTAVADRGPVAVGLDVWGDEVAVRGWTESSGVKLSDALIRYSDLGTAAFVITRIERDGTLEGPDVDGLAGALAATSVDVVASGGVGRPRDLTDLAALDVDGRRIAGIILGRALYEGTVDLAEAIRQLSEDPSDGPVGNRA, from the coding sequence ATGAGGACACCCGCGCTGTTCCCAGCCATCGACCTACGTGCTGGTCGCTGTGTGCGCCTCATGCAGGGCGACTACGACCGGGAGACCGTGTACGGCGATGATCCCGTCGCCCAGGCCCTGGCCTTCCAGGAGGCGGGCGCCGACTGGGTCCACGTGGTGGACCTCGACGCCGCCCGGACCGGCGACCCGGTGAACCGTCCGGCAGTCGCCGCGGTGGCCGCCGCTCTTGACGTGCCCGTACAGGCCGGCGGGGGAGTCCGTTCGGTCGCTGACGCTCGGGAGCTGTTCGATGCGGGGGTGTCTCGGGTGGTCCTGGGCACCGCCGCGGTCGAGAACCCGGACCTTGTGACAGCGGTGGCTGATCGCGGCCCGGTGGCCGTGGGGCTCGACGTGTGGGGCGACGAGGTGGCCGTCCGGGGCTGGACCGAGAGCAGTGGTGTGAAGCTCAGCGACGCGTTGATCCGATATTCCGACTTGGGCACCGCCGCCTTCGTCATCACCCGGATCGAACGTGACGGGACGCTGGAAGGCCCTGATGTCGACGGACTGGCCGGCGCATTAGCTGCCACGAGCGTCGATGTGGTGGCCTCCGGTGGTGTGGGCCGCCCTCGCGATCTAACTGACCTGGCGGCTCTGGACGTGGACGGCCGCCGCATTGCGGGGATCATCCTCGGACGGGCGCTCTACGAGGGCACTGTCGACCTCGCCGAGGCCATCCGACAACTTTCGGAGGACCCGTCGGACGGGCCGGTAGGGAATCGGGCCTAA
- the hisB gene encoding imidazoleglycerol-phosphate dehydratase HisB, producing the protein MARTGSRQRTTKETAIAVEIDLDRTVVADVSASTGIPFFDHMLDQLGRHGGFGLQVSCDGDLNIDAHHTVEDVGIALGEAFADALGDKAGVRRFASIRVPLDEALVDVALDLSGRPYLHHDVEFPGEKILGDPPFDPQLMEEFWRAFTVAARITLHLTVVRGKNTHHIVEASFKGVARALRDAVRIDGGDVPSTKGSL; encoded by the coding sequence ATGGCACGCACCGGAAGCCGCCAACGTACGACGAAGGAGACGGCCATCGCCGTGGAAATCGATTTGGACCGGACGGTGGTGGCCGACGTGTCGGCGTCGACTGGCATCCCTTTCTTTGATCACATGCTCGACCAGCTGGGCCGTCACGGGGGCTTTGGCCTGCAGGTCTCCTGTGACGGCGATCTGAACATCGACGCCCACCACACCGTGGAAGACGTTGGCATCGCCCTTGGTGAAGCCTTTGCTGATGCGTTGGGCGACAAGGCGGGTGTGAGGCGCTTCGCCTCGATCCGGGTGCCGCTCGATGAGGCGTTGGTCGACGTGGCCCTCGACCTGTCGGGGCGTCCGTACCTACACCACGATGTCGAGTTTCCCGGTGAGAAGATCCTCGGCGACCCGCCGTTCGACCCACAGCTCATGGAGGAGTTCTGGCGGGCATTCACGGTGGCGGCCCGCATCACTCTGCACCTCACGGTGGTGCGCGGAAAGAACACCCACCACATCGTGGAGGCCTCCTTTAAGGGCGTGGCCCGAGCCCTGCGCGATGCCGTGCGGATCGATGGTGGCGACGTGCCGTCCACCAAGGGCAGCCTGTGA
- the mshD gene encoding mycothiol synthase, giving the protein MDRWTVTDGTDTASLSGDPERWLVELNISEPAAPGDPSDERGTNDDRGRRLLEAATQAVVIEGGGRLEYWIERVDERSDEVPTRAGFVPYRDLLRLRRQLPALPTDLIVRAFRPEDAEAFIECNNKAFDWHPEQGEMTPEDLAAKQAEPWYDPEGFLILEEADADGNDSVIGFCWTKIHTDEKPALGEIYAIAVDPEHHGRGLGRELSLAGLAYLTNQGLRQAILYVESDNKPARKMYGALGFDREFTSRAYQRIVR; this is encoded by the coding sequence ATGGACCGGTGGACCGTCACGGACGGAACCGATACCGCCAGCCTCTCCGGTGATCCGGAACGCTGGCTCGTCGAACTGAACATCTCCGAACCCGCCGCTCCCGGCGACCCGTCCGACGAGCGGGGCACCAACGACGACCGTGGGCGTCGCCTGCTGGAAGCCGCCACCCAGGCCGTGGTGATCGAGGGTGGCGGACGACTCGAATACTGGATCGAACGAGTCGACGAGCGCAGCGACGAGGTCCCCACTCGAGCCGGCTTCGTGCCCTACCGCGACCTCCTGCGCCTGCGAAGACAGCTACCGGCGCTGCCCACCGACCTAATCGTGCGGGCCTTTCGCCCCGAGGACGCCGAGGCATTCATCGAGTGCAACAACAAGGCCTTTGACTGGCACCCCGAACAGGGCGAGATGACCCCCGAAGACCTCGCCGCCAAACAGGCTGAGCCCTGGTATGACCCCGAGGGCTTCCTGATCCTCGAGGAAGCAGATGCCGACGGGAACGATTCAGTTATCGGATTCTGCTGGACCAAGATCCACACCGACGAGAAACCGGCGCTCGGAGAGATCTACGCCATTGCCGTGGACCCAGAGCATCACGGTCGGGGTCTTGGTCGCGAACTCTCGTTGGCCGGTCTGGCCTACCTGACGAATCAAGGCCTACGTCAGGCCATCCTCTACGTGGAGTCCGACAACAAGCCGGCCCGCAAGATGTACGGGGCTCTCGGCTTCGATCGCGAATTCACCAGTCGGGCCTACCAACGCATCGTCCGGTGA
- the hisF gene encoding imidazole glycerol phosphate synthase subunit HisF: MRIVPCLDVDNGRVVKGVNFVGLRDAGDPVELAARYDSEGADELVFLDITASSDAREITLDMVRHVAEEVFIPFTVGGGIRTVEDARGILRAGADKVSVNTAAVDRPELIGELAAEFGSQCVVVAVDARRSEADVGPPSSGFEVFTHGGRMPTGRDLVAWIDEVVERGAGEILLTSMDRDGTRDGFDVEMLRTVGDVASVPLIASGGVGNLDHLVAGAVDGGADAVLAASIFHFGEYTVAEAKAHLAAAGVTVRPVTR, encoded by the coding sequence GTGCGGATCGTCCCCTGTCTGGACGTCGACAACGGCCGGGTGGTCAAGGGCGTGAACTTCGTGGGTCTCCGCGATGCCGGCGACCCAGTAGAGCTGGCTGCCCGCTACGACAGCGAAGGTGCCGACGAACTCGTGTTCCTAGACATCACAGCGTCGTCCGATGCCCGGGAGATCACCTTGGACATGGTTCGCCACGTGGCCGAGGAGGTGTTTATCCCGTTCACCGTCGGTGGGGGTATCCGGACGGTCGAGGACGCCCGGGGGATCCTGCGGGCCGGCGCTGACAAGGTCTCGGTCAACACGGCTGCTGTGGACCGCCCTGAGCTCATCGGCGAGTTGGCCGCGGAGTTCGGAAGCCAGTGCGTGGTGGTGGCGGTGGATGCCCGACGCTCCGAAGCGGACGTTGGACCTCCGTCCAGCGGCTTCGAGGTCTTTACCCATGGCGGTCGGATGCCGACCGGACGGGACCTCGTGGCCTGGATTGACGAGGTCGTCGAGCGGGGAGCCGGCGAGATCCTGCTGACGTCCATGGACCGTGACGGCACCCGTGACGGCTTCGATGTCGAAATGCTCCGAACCGTGGGCGACGTGGCCAGCGTGCCACTGATCGCTAGCGGTGGCGTCGGAAACCTCGATCATCTGGTGGCCGGAGCGGTGGACGGTGGCGCCGATGCTGTGCTGGCCGCCTCGATCTTCCACTTCGGGGAATACACGGTGGCCGAGGCAAAGGCCCACCTGGCAGCGGCCGGTGTGACCGTTCGGCCCGTGACCCGCTGA
- the nth gene encoding endonuclease III has translation MGRPRSIKGRAAEAHRRLGDEYPGAECELDHENPFQLLAATILSAQCTDKRVNMVTPALFAAYPEPVDLAGAVPHELQEIVRSTGFYANKAKSLLGMAQRLVEVFDSEVPSSMADLTSLPGVGRKTANVVRSVALDLPGLPVDTHVGRLSRRLGLTTETDPVKVEMELNPMVPAAQRGEFSLRLILHGRRVCPSRKPRCGECVLQDFCPAAHL, from the coding sequence GTGGGACGACCAAGGTCAATCAAGGGGCGGGCCGCCGAGGCACATCGACGGCTGGGTGATGAGTACCCGGGTGCCGAATGTGAGCTCGATCATGAGAATCCGTTCCAGCTTCTGGCCGCCACCATCCTTTCTGCCCAGTGCACCGACAAGAGGGTGAACATGGTGACGCCTGCCTTGTTCGCCGCATACCCAGAGCCGGTTGACCTAGCTGGGGCGGTGCCCCACGAACTGCAGGAGATCGTCCGCTCCACCGGCTTTTACGCCAACAAGGCGAAGAGCCTGCTGGGTATGGCCCAGCGCCTCGTAGAGGTATTCGATTCGGAGGTGCCGTCGTCGATGGCCGACCTGACGTCGCTGCCCGGGGTGGGGCGTAAGACGGCCAACGTGGTCCGCAGCGTGGCCCTCGACCTGCCGGGCCTGCCGGTGGATACTCATGTTGGACGACTCTCGCGGCGGCTGGGATTGACGACGGAGACGGATCCGGTGAAGGTCGAGATGGAGCTGAATCCGATGGTGCCCGCGGCTCAGCGGGGAGAGTTCAGCCTCCGTCTGATTCTGCATGGTCGCCGGGTCTGTCCGAGTCGCAAGCCCCGGTGCGGGGAGTGTGTGCTTCAGGACTTCTGTCCCGCCGCCCATCTCTGA
- a CDS encoding HAMP domain-containing sensor histidine kinase, giving the protein MRTRLLTTMVGLVVLALVLVGAGTTVVASTRSASTTERHVVGQTLALAAALEDGMTVLNRPRLGQGVRERLRQSMDLEQIGLAVVPRDGSPLVVLNELPRVVTYDDLRPLAEDAARPDEAAHTSGVRDAVAWAAAVVPLRSTATGPAIVVVASRRSVDPLAGTYQWMLLGALVSIVVSVLVALRLSRSLAHPVIEMAAAAHKIADGHLDTRLDSDPAGSKSRRPDEVSELVAAVNTMAEGLERSRGLERQFLLSVSHDLRTPMTSIRGYAEALVDGTISEPIQAGRVILAEAARLERLVRDLLELAHLDARQFALHLHPVDIAASTAEVVEAFGPAAAESGIQVTVKTSATNAAGIGDDVVAMVDHDRWAQIVGNLIENGLRYAATTLTVEIQSTGPSIQVRIIDDGPGIAADDLPHVFERLYVAQHHPTGRESGSGLGLAIVRELVEAMDGEVEAVAPPDGGTEMLVRIPSVSEE; this is encoded by the coding sequence ATGAGGACCCGACTGCTCACCACCATGGTCGGACTGGTCGTCCTGGCCCTCGTCCTGGTCGGCGCAGGAACCACGGTGGTCGCTTCGACCCGCTCGGCGTCGACCACCGAGCGCCATGTGGTCGGCCAGACCCTCGCCCTGGCCGCGGCGTTAGAAGATGGCATGACGGTTCTGAACCGCCCCAGACTCGGACAGGGTGTCCGCGAACGACTCCGACAGTCAATGGACCTCGAGCAGATTGGCCTTGCCGTGGTCCCACGTGATGGCAGTCCCCTAGTCGTCCTCAACGAACTTCCACGCGTTGTCACCTACGACGACCTGCGTCCATTGGCCGAGGATGCTGCTAGGCCCGACGAAGCGGCCCACACATCGGGGGTCCGAGACGCTGTGGCCTGGGCGGCCGCCGTGGTTCCGTTACGGTCCACCGCCACCGGTCCGGCCATCGTCGTGGTAGCCAGCCGTCGATCCGTAGACCCGCTGGCCGGCACCTACCAGTGGATGCTGCTGGGCGCGTTGGTGTCCATCGTCGTCTCCGTGCTCGTAGCCCTCCGCCTTAGCCGCTCTCTGGCCCACCCGGTGATCGAGATGGCCGCAGCCGCCCACAAAATCGCGGACGGCCACCTGGATACCCGACTGGATTCGGATCCGGCCGGTTCAAAGTCCCGGCGGCCAGATGAGGTCTCCGAACTGGTGGCGGCGGTAAACACCATGGCTGAGGGACTGGAGCGATCCCGGGGTCTGGAACGCCAGTTCCTGCTTTCGGTCTCTCACGATCTTCGGACACCAATGACCTCCATCCGCGGCTACGCCGAGGCTCTGGTCGACGGGACCATCTCCGAACCGATCCAGGCCGGCAGGGTGATCCTGGCCGAGGCCGCCCGTCTGGAACGCCTCGTTCGTGACCTGCTCGAGTTGGCCCATCTGGATGCCCGACAGTTCGCCCTACACCTGCACCCAGTGGACATTGCCGCGTCGACCGCCGAGGTGGTCGAGGCGTTCGGCCCGGCGGCCGCTGAATCCGGCATCCAGGTCACCGTCAAAACCTCGGCAACAAACGCTGCCGGGATTGGAGACGACGTCGTGGCAATGGTCGACCACGACCGGTGGGCTCAGATAGTCGGCAATCTGATTGAAAACGGTCTGCGGTACGCGGCAACCACTCTGACAGTGGAGATTCAGTCGACAGGACCGTCGATTCAGGTCCGGATCATCGACGATGGTCCGGGAATCGCAGCCGACGATCTCCCCCACGTATTCGAACGTCTCTACGTGGCCCAGCACCACCCGACCGGCCGGGAGTCGGGTTCCGGCCTGGGTTTGGCCATCGTCCGTGAACTGGTGGAAGCCATGGATGGCGAGGTGGAAGCCGTGGCACCTCCCGACGGCGGCACCGAAATGTTGGTACGGATCCCCTCAGTCAGCGAGGAGTGA
- a CDS encoding co-chaperone GroES translates to MNTQKSSSGQSLESGSLDGNGVMPGPSDHEGLPIKMLNDRILVRTDSEEGERRSTGGILIPATAQVGKRLAWAQVVAAGPNVRAMEVGDQVLFNPEDRYEVEVRGHDYIILRERDVHAVAAQRLEEGSTGLYL, encoded by the coding sequence GTGAACACGCAGAAGAGCTCGTCAGGCCAGTCTCTGGAGAGCGGCTCCTTAGACGGCAACGGTGTAATGCCCGGCCCATCGGATCACGAGGGCCTTCCTATCAAGATGCTCAACGACCGGATCCTCGTGCGAACCGACTCTGAGGAAGGTGAGCGTCGCTCCACCGGCGGCATCCTCATCCCGGCCACTGCCCAGGTGGGAAAGCGTTTAGCCTGGGCCCAGGTGGTGGCCGCCGGTCCCAACGTGCGCGCGATGGAAGTCGGCGACCAGGTGCTGTTTAACCCGGAAGACCGTTACGAAGTTGAGGTCCGGGGACACGACTACATCATTCTCCGGGAGCGCGATGTCCACGCGGTGGCAGCCCAGCGCCTCGAAGAGGGAAGCACGGGTCTGTATCTGTAG
- the trpE gene encoding anthranilate synthase component I has product MVSPDREEFRALARGHAVVPVWRELLADLTTPVSLYARCVGDGEGFLLESVDRGETWGRWSFIGRNPSLTLTSHGAGGDLDVSGDLPAGIRTDAGMLAALEDLLEHFRSPTIEDLPPLHGGLMGYLGYDVVREVEHLPDVPPDDRGFPDGIMSVIGEMVAIDHWRQRAVLLVNVVVPELTGDEVADNAVLDAAYDEAASRLDQLASDGARPLDEPLMAPPDPTDEPPEVTSTMGADLYKVAVEVAREHILAGDVFQVVLSQRFDVELDAEPYDVYRVLRQVNPSPYMYFLRYEDLTVVGASPEPMVQLLDGRVVSRPIAGTRRRGRNDVDDRRMAAELAEDPKEVAEHVMLVDLARNDVGRVVAFGSEEVEEMMTLERYSHVMHLTSQVAGELAEGCTPIDVLRATLPAGTVSGAPKVRAMEIIDALEPVKRGPYAGVVGYFDFTGNIDTAIAIRTMFVRDGIASVQAGAGIVADSVPELEHLECQNKARALLSTIPAARRMTAARRTASSD; this is encoded by the coding sequence GTGGTCAGCCCTGATCGCGAGGAGTTCCGAGCGCTGGCGCGCGGCCACGCCGTCGTGCCGGTCTGGCGCGAGTTGCTTGCCGATCTCACCACCCCGGTCTCTCTGTACGCCCGTTGCGTGGGTGACGGAGAGGGCTTTCTGCTCGAAAGCGTCGACCGGGGCGAGACCTGGGGCCGGTGGTCGTTCATCGGTCGTAACCCGTCGCTCACCCTTACCTCCCACGGCGCCGGTGGCGACCTTGACGTCAGCGGTGACCTTCCGGCGGGGATCCGTACCGACGCCGGGATGCTGGCCGCTCTCGAAGACCTCCTGGAACACTTCCGGTCGCCGACCATCGAAGATCTTCCTCCGTTACACGGGGGCCTCATGGGCTACCTGGGCTATGACGTCGTGCGCGAAGTGGAACATCTCCCAGATGTGCCGCCCGACGACCGGGGTTTTCCCGACGGGATCATGTCGGTCATCGGCGAGATGGTGGCTATCGACCATTGGCGCCAACGGGCCGTTTTGTTGGTCAACGTGGTGGTGCCCGAGCTCACCGGCGACGAGGTGGCCGACAACGCAGTACTGGATGCCGCCTACGACGAGGCGGCATCCAGGCTCGACCAGTTGGCATCAGACGGAGCCCGACCACTCGACGAACCCTTGATGGCGCCGCCTGATCCCACTGATGAGCCGCCTGAGGTGACCTCCACCATGGGCGCTGACCTGTACAAGGTCGCCGTGGAGGTCGCACGGGAGCACATCTTGGCTGGCGACGTGTTCCAGGTTGTCTTGTCACAACGTTTCGACGTGGAGCTCGATGCCGAGCCCTACGATGTGTACCGGGTGCTCCGACAGGTCAATCCGAGTCCCTATATGTACTTTCTGCGTTACGAGGACCTCACCGTGGTGGGAGCCTCGCCCGAGCCCATGGTTCAGTTGCTCGACGGTCGGGTCGTATCACGGCCCATTGCCGGCACCCGTCGTCGGGGCCGTAATGACGTCGACGATCGCCGGATGGCCGCCGAATTGGCCGAGGACCCCAAGGAGGTGGCCGAGCATGTGATGCTCGTCGACTTGGCCCGAAACGACGTGGGTCGGGTCGTGGCGTTCGGCTCCGAAGAGGTCGAGGAGATGATGACGCTGGAGCGTTACAGCCACGTCATGCACCTCACCAGTCAGGTTGCCGGCGAGTTGGCCGAAGGCTGCACCCCCATCGACGTCCTTCGGGCAACCTTGCCTGCCGGTACGGTTTCCGGTGCCCCCAAGGTGAGGGCCATGGAGATCATCGACGCCCTCGAGCCGGTCAAGCGTGGCCCATATGCGGGCGTCGTTGGTTACTTCGATTTCACCGGCAACATCGACACGGCCATTGCCATTCGCACCATGTTCGTCCGTGACGGAATCGCCTCAGTCCAGGCCGGAGCGGGCATCGTGGCTGACAGTGTTCCGGAGCTAGAGCACCTGGAATGCCAGAACAAGGCTCGGGCGCTGCTATCGACCATTCCGGCTGCCCGCCGGATGACAGCGGCCCGTCGGACTGCTAGCAGCGATTGA
- the hisH gene encoding imidazole glycerol phosphate synthase subunit HisH, translating to MTRPDGDGSPARTGPLLAVLDYGIGNLRSAQKALQKVGADARLTSDPDEVAAADGLVLPGVGAFGRCIEALRTAGLWETAMQAASEAATGDGRPFLGVCVGLQMLHEASVESPGVAGLGVLPGEVTLLSDAVKRPQMQWNRLDQKGIDKHPMLAGLGDDPWTYFVHSYAAPVGPDTVATCTYGDQVCAAEARNLLWACQFHPEKSSVTGLRVLENFVSLVAR from the coding sequence GTGACCCGACCCGACGGGGACGGCTCCCCGGCACGGACGGGCCCGCTACTGGCCGTCCTGGACTACGGAATCGGCAACCTGCGGTCAGCCCAGAAGGCTCTCCAAAAGGTGGGTGCCGACGCCCGCCTGACCAGCGACCCCGACGAGGTCGCGGCGGCTGACGGACTAGTTCTTCCTGGCGTAGGGGCGTTTGGACGTTGCATTGAGGCACTGCGGACTGCGGGTCTCTGGGAGACGGCGATGCAAGCGGCCAGCGAGGCAGCGACAGGGGACGGACGACCATTCCTAGGAGTCTGTGTGGGGCTCCAGATGCTCCACGAGGCGAGTGTCGAGTCACCCGGCGTGGCCGGTCTCGGCGTGCTGCCCGGCGAGGTGACACTGCTATCCGATGCCGTCAAGCGGCCGCAGATGCAGTGGAACCGTCTGGACCAGAAGGGTATCGACAAGCATCCGATGCTGGCCGGCCTGGGTGACGACCCGTGGACCTACTTTGTACACAGTTATGCCGCACCGGTCGGACCCGACACGGTGGCCACGTGCACCTACGGCGATCAGGTCTGTGCGGCCGAAGCTCGGAACCTGCTCTGGGCGTGCCAGTTCCACCCGGAGAAGTCCTCGGTCACAGGCCTGCGAGTACTGGAGAACTTTGTGAGCCTGGTTGCCAGATGA
- the hisC gene encoding histidinol-phosphate transaminase — MPEFVQPQARVGVVSMEGYHSPQVDVAVRLNTNESPVPPPAGFRAAVAAAVTELSWNRYPDRHATALRSALAETHGVNPMQVFAANGSNEVLQSLQLAYGGPGRSVAVFEPTYAMYAQIARTTGTGVLRGTRDADHRLVADDVMALVADKQPALVFLCSPNNPTGTVDPVGLVADLVDVAAGYGGLVVVDEAYGQFASTSAVDLLAEDRPLVVSRTFSKTWAMAGARLGYLLAPTWCVAELDKVVLPYHLDAFKQAVGILALQYRTAMDDRIAQLVAERNRMTAALDVLPVTAWPSEANFILFRPDTRSGRDVWQALVECSVLVRDFTTMAGIEGCLRVTIGTADENDRFIEALGQILGGSLAEAPHEPDTEGA, encoded by the coding sequence ATGCCTGAGTTCGTGCAGCCCCAGGCTCGCGTCGGTGTGGTGAGCATGGAGGGTTACCACTCGCCTCAGGTTGACGTTGCCGTCCGCCTGAACACCAACGAGTCGCCGGTACCTCCGCCCGCGGGATTCCGAGCGGCAGTAGCTGCAGCGGTCACTGAACTGTCCTGGAACCGCTACCCGGACCGTCACGCCACGGCGCTACGGTCCGCGCTGGCCGAAACCCATGGGGTAAACCCGATGCAGGTTTTCGCTGCCAACGGGTCCAACGAAGTCCTACAGAGCCTCCAGCTGGCCTACGGCGGCCCGGGTCGCTCTGTTGCGGTGTTCGAGCCGACGTACGCCATGTACGCCCAGATCGCACGCACTACAGGGACCGGGGTTCTTCGAGGTACCCGCGACGCCGATCACCGACTGGTCGCCGATGACGTCATGGCGCTGGTAGCCGACAAACAACCGGCGCTGGTCTTCCTGTGTTCCCCCAACAACCCGACGGGGACCGTGGACCCGGTTGGGCTGGTGGCCGACCTGGTGGACGTAGCAGCGGGCTATGGGGGTCTGGTGGTTGTCGACGAGGCCTACGGACAGTTCGCCTCGACGAGCGCCGTGGATCTGTTGGCCGAGGACCGTCCCCTGGTTGTGAGCCGGACCTTCTCTAAGACATGGGCCATGGCCGGGGCGAGGCTGGGCTATCTCCTGGCCCCGACCTGGTGTGTGGCTGAACTCGACAAGGTGGTGCTCCCGTACCACCTAGATGCCTTTAAGCAGGCCGTCGGGATCCTGGCTCTCCAGTACCGGACGGCTATGGACGATCGGATTGCCCAACTGGTGGCTGAACGGAACAGGATGACCGCCGCCCTCGACGTCCTGCCCGTGACTGCCTGGCCATCGGAGGCAAACTTCATCCTGTTCCGACCGGACACCCGCTCGGGCCGTGACGTCTGGCAAGCCCTGGTCGAGTGCTCAGTGCTCGTCCGGGATTTCACGACCATGGCTGGAATCGAGGGGTGCCTCCGGGTCACCATCGGGACGGCCGACGAAAACGACCGTTTCATCGAGGCCCTGGGGCAGATCCTGGGTGGGTCCCTCGCTGAAGCACCTCACGAACCAGACACCGAAGGGGCCTGA